TTCCTACGAGGTCGCCAACCAGATCGCCGACGCGGAGATCGCCTCGGAAATCTATTCGACCGCGGGCGACTACGACCTGTTGGTGAAGTTCTATGTCGACGCCGGAACCGACATCGGCCATTTCGTCAACGAAAAGGTCCAGTGCTTCGAAGGCATCCGCGACACCTACACGATCATCACCTTCAAGGCGTTCTGAGGCGTATCCTAGACCGGCGGCGGCGATGCCTTGCGCTGGCGCTC
This region of Microbaculum marinisediminis genomic DNA includes:
- a CDS encoding Lrp/AsnC ligand binding domain-containing protein; protein product: MIPFFVQIKCHLGRSYEVANQIADAEIASEIYSTAGDYDLLVKFYVDAGTDIGHFVNEKVQCFEGIRDTYTIITFKAF